GTCATTGCATAGGCAGGGAAAACCAGAAACGGCTGCCTTTCCCCGGAGCGCTTTCCACGCCGATGGCGCCGCCCTGCGCCTCAATGAACTCTTTGGCGATGGCCAGCCCAAGCCCGCTGCCCTTGCCATCATCCGAGCCGGGCACCTGGAAGAAACGTTCAAATACCTTCCGGGAAAAGGCCGGGTCAATCCCTTTGCCATGGTCCCGCACGCTGAACACCAGTTTATCCTTGCCCGAGGGCTGAACATCCAGTTCTACCTCACCGCCGGCAGGTGAGTAACGGATGGCATTGGTCAGCAGGTTCACCAGCACCCAGGCGCTCTTCTCCGCATCCGCGATGAGCATTCCGGCGCCGGGGGCAGATGTGGTGAGGATCTTCACCTGCTTTCCTTCCGCCTGTTTCTGCACCGTATCCAGCGCATACTGCAGGATATTGTCCGGCGAAACCGGTTGTATCTGCAACTGGATGTTGCCGCTTTCCACACGGGAGAAATCCAGGAGCTCGCTCACCATCCGGATCATGCGGCGGTTATCCTGCCGGATGCTTTCCAGCAGTTCCTGCTGTTCCGGGTTCAACTGGCCTGTCCGCGCATCTTCCAGCAGTTTGAGGCTGATGTCCGTTGTGGCCAGCGGCGTTTTCAGTTCGTGCGAGATCGTGGCGATAAAATGTGTTTTGGCCAGGTCCAGCTCCCTGAACGCCGTGATATTCTTTAATACGATGATATAACCGATGCGGCCGGACTCATGATGGATATCCGCCGTTTCATGGGTAAAGAAGCTTTCCTTTCCGTTCACCACGATCTTTACCGGCCCCTGTTCCCGGTTATGCAGGAGAAAATAGAGCAGGTCGTTATGCTTTGCGACCGTTGCCGCATCGTATCCGGCCACCTCTTTTTCTTCCATATTCAGCAATTGCAGGGCCTCTGTGTTGGCAAAGAGAATGGCGCCCTTGTCGTCTATCCCGATGGTGGCGTCTTTCAGGCTGCTGATCACCGCTTCTGCCCGCTTTTTCTCGAAGAGGATACGGGCGAGGTTGCTATGCTCGTATTCATCCAGCTTTTGGGCCATGGTGTTGAATGCGGTGGCCAGTTCCCCAAATTCGTCACCTGATCTGAAGTACAGGCGCTGCTCGTACCTTTTCTGCGCAATGCCTTTGATCCCCTCGGTCAGCTCCCGGATAGGGTTGGCGATATAACCGGGAAAGTTGTAGACGAATGTGATGCTCAACAGGAAACAGACGCCGCTGATCAACGCAATGTAGAGCAATGCTTTGTCCGCCGTAGCCTTACTGCGTTCATTCTTTTTTACAGTGGCGTTCATGTTCAGCTCCATGATCGTAAAAAGATCATGCCGGGTGAGATCATATTGACCGCCCATAAAATGCTGCCGCACCAGCGCTGTGATCTTTTCCTCTCCCGGCTCTGTGATGTTGGCTTCCTGTTGTCTCAGGCTGGTGAGGAACGTCGCAGTATCCCTGCTCTCCAGGGCCTGGAGCATTTTCTTCGCATATTCGAGCGACTCATAATTATCCTGCAGGATCACGCCGGCCTCACGGTTCACCCGGTTGAGGTAATAGTAACCCATGATGCTGACGATCATCAGCATCATGAACAGGAACAATACGCCCAGTGTGATCTTTGTTTTGAGATTTATCCGCGTCATGACAGAATTACGAGATCTATTTCCCGGGTGGATGTTGTTTTCAGCAGCCGGGAAAAGATATCCGTGCGTAAAATTATACCAAACAAACTGATATGCGGCTTTCCGATACAGATGGTGGTGATGTCCTTTTCCACCGCCGTTTGCATAATGGCTTCCACAATATCCCCATCCTGACGCCGGATAACTTCCGCACCAAGCTCCGTTGCCAGCTTCAGGTTATTGATGAGATGGCGCTGATCGGATAATTTGATGCGGCCCGCGTTTTCCCGGGGCGTCTGCACATACAGCACAAACCATTCGCCGTGATAATAAGCTGCCAGCCGGGCCGTTTTCCGGATCACCTTTTGCGCAATCGTCTGATTGCTGGAAATACAGGCCATAAACCGCTCATGGCGCATCTGCTGGCTGCGCGGGACCTCCGACTCCACTTTCCTTTCCACCTGGGAAGTGACCTCTCTCAGCGCCAGCTCCCTCAACTGCAGTATTTTCTCCGCCTGGAAAAAGTTGCGCAATGCGCCCTCTACTTTGCTCCTGTCATAGATCTTCCCTTCCTTAAGCCTGGTGATCAGCTCATCCGCAGTGAGATCGATATTCACCACTTCATCCGCGATCTGCAGCATGCTGTCCGGCACCCGCTCCTGCACGTCCACACCGGTGATGGTTTTCACCTGGTGGTTGATGCTTTCCATATGCTGGATGTTCACAGCAGAGATCACATTGATGCCAGCCTGCAACAGGTCCATCACATCCTGCCAGCGTTTTTCATTTTTTGAGCCGGGAATATTGGAATGGGCCAGCTCATCCACAATGACCCATTCAGGCGCCAGCAGCAGAACGGCATTGAGGTCCAGCTCATCCAGCATCTTGCCTTTGTAGAACACCTGCCGCCGGGGAATGACCGGCAACCCTTCCAGCAGCGCCTCTGTCTCTTTTCTGCCATGCGTTTCGATATATGCGATCTGTACGTTCACTCCCTGGCGCAGCATGGCATGCGCCTCCTGCAGCATCCGGTAACTCTTGCCCACACCGGCGCTCATACCGATGTAGATCTTGAACTGCCCCTTTCCTGCCTTTTGGCGCGGATATAGTAACCCTTGCATCATGCGCTGTCAAATTTAAACTTCCGTGGCGCTCCCGCCGGGCGCCACGGGGAAAAGCGGTCTGGTCAGAACGAAACGGCCAGCGAAGCGGCGACCGAAACATTGTTATGCTTTAAGTCCGTATGCTTCATAAAAATATCGTCCCTGCTGTCATAGTATTTCCCTTCTATGCGGAAGAGTACGTTATCCGCAGGCGCCACATCGAAGTTCAGGGAGTACCCACCGGTTTTGAACCCGTTTGGCGTGGCGGTGGCAATGATCACACCGTCTTCATCATCAAAATATTCATATCGCGCCGCCAACGCCAACCTGTCTGTAAAGGCATATTTCACGATCAGGGCGGAACCGTACCAGTGATACAGGTCGTTTTCACCTTTCTGTTGCTGCTCCAGGCCATAGTCGAAACCGGCGGCCAGGCTGAATTTGTCCGTGATGTTAAAGATACCGTAAACATCATTGAAATAACGCATCCGGCGTGCCGGGTCCGGCTTGTCGTTGCCGATGAAAGTGCTCCAGTTCAGGGTTGCCTTTTCATTTGGCCTGAATGTCACCTGCGTACCGAAAGCAGGGGTCTGGTTGCCATCCGGGCGTTTGATGCGTTGCCAGCCATTGAGGTACATGGCGGCGAGGGTCCATTTGTCGTCCGGCGACCAGGTGATCTTTGCACCGGCTTCGTAGTAAGGAGTATTTTCTGCCATGATGCTGCGCGTGAGCGTAAGACAGTCTTTGGAGACCGCACTTTCAAACCCGATATGGGAGGGCAAAATACCCGCATCCACCCAAACGTTCTTCCCGATGCGCACGCCAACATTTGCTTCGTAAATATGTCTCACCAGTTCCTGTTCCGCGGCCAGGTTATACTGCGGGTAAGTACCGGCCATAATGGCAACATTCGCGCGTATCCGGTCACTCGTATAACTGCCCTTCAGCATGGCCAGGTTGATGTTCATCTCATTGTGCCGGACGTGGTTGTATAAGAAACCGGGACGGGTATGGTCTGCCGGCTCATTAAAATCGAACGTATAATATGCTTCCACATAACCTGAAAATGTAAATTTCGGTTGGTCTTCTTTTACAGCCTGCCCCATTGTGTTGAGCGCGAGGATAGAACATGCGGTCATTAATAATGTCTTCTTCATCTTTTTCTATTGATATAATACTCCTATGTGAATCTTCTTTAAAAGCCCTGCCGATGCATTCGCTATTTCAATCCGTCCAGTGCAACGTTAAGCTGCAGAACGTTCACCGTTGAAGGACCGAACATCCCCAGCAGCGGTCCGTTTGTTTCTGCGGCCACCAGTTGTTTCAGCCTCTCTTCCGGGATCCCGCGGGCTTTCGCGATCCTGGGCACCTGCAGCAATGCTGCGGCGGGTGACAGGTGAGGGTCCAGACCGCTACCGGAGGCGGTGACCAGCTCCGCCGGTATATCTTTCCGCTGAACGGCAGGATTATGCACCAGGAAGGTGTCGATCCTTTCCTGTACAATAGCCAGATAATCGGGATTGGATGGCCCCTTGTTGGAGCCGCCCGAGCCGCCGCCATTGTAGTCCACAGCGGAAGGCCGACCCTGGAAATATGCATCGCTCCGGAAGTGCTGGCCCACATTCGCGTAACCGACTACGCTTCCATTATGCGTTACCGTTATGCCATTCCCGCCACCGGGAGCCAATTTTGCTATGCCTGCGATCAGCAGCGGGTAAATCCCGGCGGTGAGGATGACCAGCACCAGGGTCAGTTTCAGGGCAGGCAACAGATATCTTTTCATGTCAATCAGATTTTAATAAAATAAAGCAACTACCATGTCAATCAGCTTGATGCCGATGAAAGGTACGATCATGCCGCCCACACCATATAACAACAGGTTGCGGCGCAGCAGGGCGCTGGCGCCGATGGGGCGATAAGCCACCCCTTTCAATGCCAGCGGTATCAGCAGCGGAATAATAATGGCGTTGAAGATCACGGCGCTCAGGATCGCTGTTTCCGGGCTGTGCAGGCGCATGATATTGATACCCTGTAAAGCCGGAATGGACAGGATGAACAGGGCCGGCACGATCGCAAAGTACTTGGCCACATCGTTCGCGATGGAGAAGGTGGTGAGTGTTCCGCGGGTCATCAGCAATTGTTTGCCGATCTCCACGATCTCGATCAGCTTGGTAGGATCATTGTCGAGATCCACCATATTACCGGCTTCCTTGGCCGCCTGCGTACCGCTGTTCATCGCCACGCCCACATCAGCCTGCGCCAATGCCGGCGCATCGTTGGTGCCATCGCCCATCATGGCTACCAGGCGGCCTTCGGTCTGTTCTTTCCGGATATAGTGCATCTTGTCCTCCGGTTTGGCTTCGGCAATGAAGTCGTCCACACCCGCTTTTTCCGCAATGTACCTGGCAGTGAGGGGATTGTCTCCCGTTACCATCACCGTTTTTACGCCCATCCTGCGGAGACGCTCAAACCTTTCCTGTATGCCCGGTTTGATGATGTCCTGCAATTCGATCACGCCGTTCACCATACCATTCACGGCAACTACCAGCGGCGTTCCGCCGTTACCGGAGATCTGGTTGACCATCATCAGCGTTTCTTCCGGGAAAGCATTCCCCGCTTTTTGTGAGAGATCGCGGATGGCGTCGTACGCACCTTTACGGATGCGCGTGCCATCAGGCAGATCAATCCCGCTGCTGCGGGTTTCCGCGGTGAACTTCACCAGGGCAGCACCGGCAACGGAAAGCCCGCTCACGGCCGATTTCCCGGCAAGTTCAACAATAGATCTGCCTTCAGGGGTTTCATCCGCCAGGGAGCTGAGCACGCTGGTCCGGATAAATTCTTCCCCGGAAATATTATGGGCGGCATAGAAATTTGTGGCCCGGCGGTTGCCGATAGTGATCGTTCCCGTCTTATCCAGCAGCAGCACATCCACATCACCCGCGGTTTCCACCGCCTTGCCGGATTTGGTGATCACATTGGCGCGCAACGCGCGGTCCATCCCCGCAATGCCGATAGCGGACAACAACCCGCCGATCGTAGTGGGAATAAGGCAAACAAACAGGGAAATGAAGGCCGCAATGGTGACGGGTGTTTGCGCATAATCGGCAAAAGGCTTCAGCGTTACGCACACAATAATGAACACCAATGTAAAACTGGCCAGCAGTATCGTCAAGGCAATTTCATTCGGTGTTTTCTGACGGGAGGCGCCTTCTACCAGCGCGATCATCTTATCGAGGAAAGATTCGCCGGCCTCCGTGGTAACCCGCACAACGATGCGGTCACTCAACACTTTGGTACCGCCCACCACGCTGCTTTTATCTCCGCCTGCTTCGCGGATCACCGGAGCGGATTCACCGGTGATCGCGGATTCGTCAATACTGGCCAATCCTCTTACGATCTCCCCATCCGCCGGAATAAGATCTCCGGCCTCGCAAACGAAAAGGTCCCCTTTATGAAGTTGGGAAGAGGGTACCACTTTGATCTCGTCTGTAAATATTTCGCCGACGGCCAGTATTTTTTTGGCAGGCGTTTCTTCACGCGTTCTGCGAAGGCTTTCCGCCTGGGCTTTGCCCCTTGCCTCGGCGATGGCTTCCGCGAAGTTGCCGAAAAGCACCGTCAATAACAGCAGGATAAAGACCGTCAGGTTATAGCCGAAGCTGCCCTGCGTGGCATCTCCGGTGAATAGTGTGTAAAGCGTAACGATCAGCATGACGGCCGTGCCGAGCTCTACCGTGAACATCACCGGATTTCTGATCAGCAGCCGGGGGTTCAGCTTGATGAAGGATTGCTTCAGACTGGCGGCCAGCAGCTCCTTCGGAAATAATCTGTTATGGGAATGTTTGCTCATTTTGCTTTCACTTTTGCATTAATAAAGGGAAAAATATTCGGCGATGGGCCCCAATACCAGCGCGGGAAAGAATGATAATGCTGCAAGGATCAGGATCACGGCAAAGGTCATCAGTCCGAATGTGGCGGTATCTGTTTTCAGTGTTCCGGCCGACTCCGGAATGTATTTCTTCTGCGCCAGGAGGCCTGCGATGGCAACGGGACCGATGATCGGCAGGAAGCGCGAAAGGATGAGCACAAAACCGGTGCTGACGTTCCAGAAGATATTGTTGTCACCAAGACCTTCAAAGCCGGAGCCGTTATTGGCGGCGGCGGAGCTGTATTCATACAGCATTTCGGAAAACCCGTGGTAACCGGGATTGTTGAGCCAGTTGCCGGAATCTGCGTAGCCGTGCACCTGGTACCAGGACGCGAGCGCTGTGCCTGCCAGGATCAGGAAAGGATGAAGCAGGGCGATCAGCGCCGCGATCTTTATTTCCCGGGCTTCCACCTTATGCCCCAGGAATTCCGGTGTGCGCCCTACCATCAGGCCGGAAATAAATACGGCGATGATCAGGAACACGAAATAATTGAGCAGGCCCACACCAACGCCGCCATACAGCGCATTGATCATCATATCCAGCATCTGTGCGCCACCGCTCAATGGCGTCATACTGTCGTGCATCGCATTCACGGAACCATTGGAAGTAGCGGTGGTGGCTATGCCCCAGAAGGCCGAGGCAGCCGCTCCCAGTCTGACTTCCTTTCCCTCCATGCTGCCGGAGGTTTGCGCTATACCCAGCCGGTCAATGGCCGGATTCCCCTGCATTTCCGCATAAATGGAAACGGCGCAGAGCAAAACGAAGCCGAGCGTCATCACGCCAAAGATCACATGCGAGAGCTTCCTGCGCCGGATGTAAAAACCAAAAGCAAAGATCAGCGCCACGGGGATGAGCAAAATGCTGACAGTCTCTACTATATTGGTCAGGTAGTTCGGGTTCTCCAGCGGATGACTGCTGTTCACACCAAACCAGCCACCGCCGTTCGTTCCCAGCTGTTTGATGGCGATCATGCCCGCCGCCGGGCCCCTGGATACGTCCACCGTATCGCCCTGCAGGGTAACGACCGTATCCCTGCCTTCATAACTGGCAGGCGTACCATTAAATACCAGGACGACCGCCACTACTATGGCCAGGGGGATCAGCAGGCGGGTATTGGCCTTCACCAGGATGTCCCAGAAATTGCCGAGCCTGGTAGTGGTTTTATCCTTCAAAGCCCTGAACACTACTACCAATGCTGCAATACCGGTTGCAGCCGTTACGAATTGCAGGAAGGTGACCACGAACAATTGTGTAAGATAGGTGAGCCCCGACTCGCCGGAATAGTGCTGCAGATTGCAGTTGACGAGAAAACTGATGGCGGTATTGAACGCCAGGTCCGGGGTTTGCCCGGCGTTCCAGTCCGGGTTCAGTGGCAGGCTACCCTGGAAGATCAGCAGGAAAAAGGCATATACGAACCACAACAAATTGATGGTCAGCAATGCTTTCAGATGCTGTTTCCAGTTCATTTCTTCCCGCGGGTTGATGCCGCAGAGCCGGTATATTCCGCGTTCAAAGGGGGCCAGGAAATCAAGCCATGTTTTTTCGCCTGCGAACACTTTGGCAATGTATCGCCCGAGTGGCAGCGCCAGGATCAGTGTTAGCGCAAATATGGCTATAACGCCCGATAATGCTGTATTCATCGTTTAAGGAATAAGTTGCTGTCAAAATTTTTCCGGTTTCAGCAATACATAGATCATGTACACGAAAACCAGGATGGACAAAATGAATAGTGCGTTCATGATCATATCTTTTCAAAAAAGTCAACCGATTTAAATAATAGCCGGAAGCAAAGTAGGCCGGCTAACAGGAGTGAAGCGGTAAGCATATCAGCAGTTTTTTGTTGATGAAAAATGAGAGGATGTGCAAAATGTCTGGTGACATGATCGTCTGTTTTGTTTCGCGGGGATATGCGATTGGCATGCCAGATGTCATAACCATCTGGTATTCATAGCAATGGAAAGATCATGCAGCATGGGATACCATGCAGAAACGGAAGGGTTTTGCAGAAATGGAAAGGGTTATTGGATATTATACTCCCTGATCTTGCTGTATAAAGTGGTCAGCCCGATCTGCAGCAGTTCGGCCGCTTTTGTTTTGTTGCCTTTTGTTTGTTGCAGTACGCGGATGATATGTTGTTTCTCCATATCCGCCAGGGTTAGTGAAGAGCCGGTACCGGCCGGTGCGGAAAAATGAAACTCGAAGGGGAGAAGGGATGTATCCAGCACGGGGCCTTCCGCGAGGATCACGGCCCTTTCTATGACGTTGCGCAGCTCCCGTATATTGCCTTTCCAGTGGTGCTGCTGCAGGGCTTTTACAAAACTGTCGTCCATGCCCGTGATCTTTTTGCCGTTCTTCGGCGCCAGCTGCCGGAGGAAGAAGGTGGCGAGCAGGGGAACGTCTTTTCGCCGCTCCTGAAGGGACGGGAGCTTTATCTGAAAGGCGGACAAGCGGTAGAACAGGTCCGCACGAAATTGCCCGTTTTCGATATCCTGGTCCAGCTGGCGGTTGGTAGCGGCAATGATGCGGATATTGGCCGTAACGGGTTTCGCATCGCCTACTTTGTAGAATTCACGGGTTTCCAGCACACGCAACAGCTTGGCTTGCAGCTCCAGCGGCATTTCCCCGATCTCGTCCAGGAAAACGGTGCCATTCCGGGCTTCTTCCAGGAATCCTTTCTTGTCCCGCACGGCGCCGGTGAATGCGCCGGCTTTATGCCCGAACAATTCGCTTTCCAGGATGTCTTTCCCGAAAGCGCTGCAATTCACCGCAACAAAAGGTTCCTTGCTCCGCTGGCTGGCGCGGTGGATCGCCTGTGCGAACACCTCTTTTCCGACACCGGTTTCCCCGAGCAGCAAAACGGTCACGTCCGTGGGGGCTACTTTCCGGGCCAATGCTATCGCTTCTTTTATTTCGGCGGACTGGCCGATGATATTGTCAAAATCATATTTCCCGCCGATCCGGTTTTCCAGGGAGCGGATACGGAACTGCAGCATCGCTTTGTCCATCGCTTTGCTGACCAACGGGAGAAGCCGGTTATTATCGTCCCCTTTCGTGAGGTAGTCGAATGCTCCGCTTTTGATCGCTTTTACGCCGTCAGGGATGTTGCCGTATGCGGTCAGCACAATGATCTCCGTTTCCGGATATTTTACTTTGATGGCTTCAGATAACGTAACACCATCCGCATCCGGAAGTTTTACATCGGAGAGTATCACCTGCACTTCTTCCCGTTCCAGAAGCTTCCAGGCGGCTTTCGCATTTGCGGCTTCCGATACGGTGTACCCTTCCAGGGTCAGCAGCTTTACCAACAGCCTGCGCAGCTGGTCTTCATCGTCTATGATCAGAATATGGCCTTTGGACATGGGAGCAAAGGTACAGGGATTCTGCGATCTGCGGGCCTATCTTGCCGAAGGTGTTTTCTGGTTGCGCTTCACGGTCACTGCACCCAGCAAAGCTGCCAGCATGCCCAGTACCCCATTCGTAAAAAACACATTGCTCAGCAGGAATATCCAGAAACCTGTCCTTCTGTCGTCACTGTATTCACTGATTTGACGCCCGTCCTGCGAAGGGATATCTACGGTCTCTACGGTGGCCGCGGGTTCTGTTGCCAGGTGAAAAATAATGGTGGCCGCCGCCACGATGCAGATGATGATCCCCGCCGTGATAAGCCCCGCCACAAAAAGATTGCCCAGCGATGCCCTGCCGCCCATCGCCTTGTTGGAATGGATGACGGCCAGCAGCGTTCCGATGAATAAAATTCCATTCACAATATAACCGGTCCACAGGTCCGAGAACCAGGTGGTCATATAAAACACCATGGTCAGCGCAATGCATATGGCCGATGTGATAAATCCGTAGATAATAGCCAGCCGGAGCGGTGATTGGTTTGTTGCCTGCATATCCTGTGTTTTAAAGTGAATGATCTTTTTTACCGTTCATGATCTGCCGCCGGAAACGGGTGAGCCTGCAATGCAGCTTCCTCAACCATTCATCCCGGCGGGGAGATGTAATGATAAAGCCAATAAACATGCCTAGCATGAAGCCTTTTTTGAATTGCCTGTTCATACTCATCGCTATTGTTTTAGTACGGTTTTCAGGTTGTTCTTTACCCGGGAGATCCCGTCCCATATATCGCCGTGTTTTTCCAGCCGTTTCAGGGTATTCCCGATGTGAAAGTTCCGGATATCCAGTTTTTTGTTGACCTCTTTCCAGTGCAGGGGTGTGGATACGGTTGCACCTGGACGGGGGCGGGCGGAATACGGCGCGGCTATCGTCTGTCCCCGGCTGTTCTGCAGGAAGTCGATATACACTTTTTTCTTCCGGCGGGATTTTGCGCGGATCACACTGGTTACTTCCGGCAGCTGCGCATGCGCCTCATTGGCAATGTACTCCGCGAACAGCCGGCAGGTCTCGTATGCATATTTCGCTCCTGTGGGAATATAAATATGCATGCCGCTGGCGCCGGAAGTCTTCACGAATGACTGGATGTTATACCCTTCCAGTATTTTATGCACAACGTTGGCCGTGTCCACCACATGTTCAAATGCAATATCTTCCGGATCAAGATCAATGACGATATAGTCCGGGTAATCCGGTTTGGCTGTGCGCGACAGCCAGGGATTGATCTCTATGCAGCCCAGGTTGATCATATACGCCAGGGTTGCGGTATTGTTGCAGACCAGGTAGTCCACATTCTTGCCGGTAGATTCCGACAGCACCGGAAAGGTCTTCAGCCAGGAGGGAACGGAGCCCAGGTCCAGATCTTTCTGGTAAAAGCTCATGCCCTTGATGCCGTTGGGGAAACGGTGTAATGACAAGGGCCGGTCTTTCAGGTAGGGCAGCAGATAGTCCGCTGCGGACAAATAATAGTCTATCAACTCCCCCTTGGTGATCTTTTCATCAGGCCAGTAGATCTTCTGCTGATTGGTGAGTGGTACATTGCGGTTGCCGAGACGCAGGCTGCGTTCATTCCTGTCCCCGGCTTTGGTT
This genomic stretch from Chitinophaga sp. XS-30 harbors:
- a CDS encoding ATP-binding protein — encoded protein: MTRINLKTKITLGVLFLFMMLMIVSIMGYYYLNRVNREAGVILQDNYESLEYAKKMLQALESRDTATFLTSLRQQEANITEPGEEKITALVRQHFMGGQYDLTRHDLFTIMELNMNATVKKNERSKATADKALLYIALISGVCFLLSITFVYNFPGYIANPIRELTEGIKGIAQKRYEQRLYFRSGDEFGELATAFNTMAQKLDEYEHSNLARILFEKKRAEAVISSLKDATIGIDDKGAILFANTEALQLLNMEEKEVAGYDAATVAKHNDLLYFLLHNREQGPVKIVVNGKESFFTHETADIHHESGRIGYIIVLKNITAFRELDLAKTHFIATISHELKTPLATTDISLKLLEDARTGQLNPEQQELLESIRQDNRRMIRMVSELLDFSRVESGNIQLQIQPVSPDNILQYALDTVQKQAEGKQVKILTTSAPGAGMLIADAEKSAWVLVNLLTNAIRYSPAGGEVELDVQPSGKDKLVFSVRDHGKGIDPAFSRKVFERFFQVPGSDDGKGSGLGLAIAKEFIEAQGGAIGVESAPGKGSRFWFSLPMQ
- a CDS encoding sensor protein KdpD yields the protein MMQGLLYPRQKAGKGQFKIYIGMSAGVGKSYRMLQEAHAMLRQGVNVQIAYIETHGRKETEALLEGLPVIPRRQVFYKGKMLDELDLNAVLLLAPEWVIVDELAHSNIPGSKNEKRWQDVMDLLQAGINVISAVNIQHMESINHQVKTITGVDVQERVPDSMLQIADEVVNIDLTADELITRLKEGKIYDRSKVEGALRNFFQAEKILQLRELALREVTSQVERKVESEVPRSQQMRHERFMACISSNQTIAQKVIRKTARLAAYYHGEWFVLYVQTPRENAGRIKLSDQRHLINNLKLATELGAEVIRRQDGDIVEAIMQTAVEKDITTICIGKPHISLFGIILRTDIFSRLLKTTSTREIDLVILS
- a CDS encoding porin, whose protein sequence is MKKTLLMTACSILALNTMGQAVKEDQPKFTFSGYVEAYYTFDFNEPADHTRPGFLYNHVRHNEMNINLAMLKGSYTSDRIRANVAIMAGTYPQYNLAAEQELVRHIYEANVGVRIGKNVWVDAGILPSHIGFESAVSKDCLTLTRSIMAENTPYYEAGAKITWSPDDKWTLAAMYLNGWQRIKRPDGNQTPAFGTQVTFRPNEKATLNWSTFIGNDKPDPARRMRYFNDVYGIFNITDKFSLAAGFDYGLEQQQKGENDLYHWYGSALIVKYAFTDRLALAARYEYFDDEDGVIIATATPNGFKTGGYSLNFDVAPADNVLFRIEGKYYDSRDDIFMKHTDLKHNNVSVAASLAVSF
- a CDS encoding K(+)-transporting ATPase subunit C, translated to MKRYLLPALKLTLVLVILTAGIYPLLIAGIAKLAPGGGNGITVTHNGSVVGYANVGQHFRSDAYFQGRPSAVDYNGGGSGGSNKGPSNPDYLAIVQERIDTFLVHNPAVQRKDIPAELVTASGSGLDPHLSPAAALLQVPRIAKARGIPEERLKQLVAAETNGPLLGMFGPSTVNVLQLNVALDGLK
- the kdpB gene encoding potassium-transporting ATPase subunit KdpB, which gives rise to MSKHSHNRLFPKELLAASLKQSFIKLNPRLLIRNPVMFTVELGTAVMLIVTLYTLFTGDATQGSFGYNLTVFILLLLTVLFGNFAEAIAEARGKAQAESLRRTREETPAKKILAVGEIFTDEIKVVPSSQLHKGDLFVCEAGDLIPADGEIVRGLASIDESAITGESAPVIREAGGDKSSVVGGTKVLSDRIVVRVTTEAGESFLDKMIALVEGASRQKTPNEIALTILLASFTLVFIIVCVTLKPFADYAQTPVTIAAFISLFVCLIPTTIGGLLSAIGIAGMDRALRANVITKSGKAVETAGDVDVLLLDKTGTITIGNRRATNFYAAHNISGEEFIRTSVLSSLADETPEGRSIVELAGKSAVSGLSVAGAALVKFTAETRSSGIDLPDGTRIRKGAYDAIRDLSQKAGNAFPEETLMMVNQISGNGGTPLVVAVNGMVNGVIELQDIIKPGIQERFERLRRMGVKTVMVTGDNPLTARYIAEKAGVDDFIAEAKPEDKMHYIRKEQTEGRLVAMMGDGTNDAPALAQADVGVAMNSGTQAAKEAGNMVDLDNDPTKLIEIVEIGKQLLMTRGTLTTFSIANDVAKYFAIVPALFILSIPALQGINIMRLHSPETAILSAVIFNAIIIPLLIPLALKGVAYRPIGASALLRRNLLLYGVGGMIVPFIGIKLIDMVVALFY
- the kdpA gene encoding potassium-transporting ATPase subunit KdpA gives rise to the protein MNTALSGVIAIFALTLILALPLGRYIAKVFAGEKTWLDFLAPFERGIYRLCGINPREEMNWKQHLKALLTINLLWFVYAFFLLIFQGSLPLNPDWNAGQTPDLAFNTAISFLVNCNLQHYSGESGLTYLTQLFVVTFLQFVTAATGIAALVVVFRALKDKTTTRLGNFWDILVKANTRLLIPLAIVVAVVLVFNGTPASYEGRDTVVTLQGDTVDVSRGPAAGMIAIKQLGTNGGGWFGVNSSHPLENPNYLTNIVETVSILLIPVALIFAFGFYIRRRKLSHVIFGVMTLGFVLLCAVSIYAEMQGNPAIDRLGIAQTSGSMEGKEVRLGAAASAFWGIATTATSNGSVNAMHDSMTPLSGGAQMLDMMINALYGGVGVGLLNYFVFLIIAVFISGLMVGRTPEFLGHKVEAREIKIAALIALLHPFLILAGTALASWYQVHGYADSGNWLNNPGYHGFSEMLYEYSSAAANNGSGFEGLGDNNIFWNVSTGFVLILSRFLPIIGPVAIAGLLAQKKYIPESAGTLKTDTATFGLMTFAVILILAALSFFPALVLGPIAEYFSLY
- a CDS encoding potassium-transporting ATPase subunit F gives rise to the protein MIMNALFILSILVFVYMIYVLLKPEKF
- a CDS encoding sigma-54 dependent transcriptional regulator, translated to MSKGHILIIDDEDQLRRLLVKLLTLEGYTVSEAANAKAAWKLLEREEVQVILSDVKLPDADGVTLSEAIKVKYPETEIIVLTAYGNIPDGVKAIKSGAFDYLTKGDDNNRLLPLVSKAMDKAMLQFRIRSLENRIGGKYDFDNIIGQSAEIKEAIALARKVAPTDVTVLLLGETGVGKEVFAQAIHRASQRSKEPFVAVNCSAFGKDILESELFGHKAGAFTGAVRDKKGFLEEARNGTVFLDEIGEMPLELQAKLLRVLETREFYKVGDAKPVTANIRIIAATNRQLDQDIENGQFRADLFYRLSAFQIKLPSLQERRKDVPLLATFFLRQLAPKNGKKITGMDDSFVKALQQHHWKGNIRELRNVIERAVILAEGPVLDTSLLPFEFHFSAPAGTGSSLTLADMEKQHIIRVLQQTKGNKTKAAELLQIGLTTLYSKIREYNIQ